A segment of the Peptoclostridium acidaminophilum DSM 3953 genome:
AGACAACACGCTCCCCACGCCGTATTTTTCAAATTCAGGATCATATGCTGAATTCCAGGAATGAATAACATCCTTGTATATATAACAGGCCTCATAGGCTATGTTGCTGCCGTCGTGATTCTTGCTCTTCAAAAAAAACGTTATCAAATTATCGCTTTCACCGTATACGTTCCTTATGAATTCGGCTCTTCTGCTGTCGGCAAAAAGAGATTTGCGGTCAAGCCTGTTCTTAGATTTTCTAAGATACTCCTGCTCGTTGATGTGCATTCTTGCCATCAATTCATAAACATTCTTGTCGCTGCGGGCCTCCACATCATAGTCTGTTATTTCCTTGAGCTTCTTCATATTCCTCTTGATACTCTTTGGTATCAAACTGTCTCTATATCTGTCGAAGCTTTCATACTTGTCAAATAGGAGATTCGGACACTCAAGATTGTAGCGCGAGTATCCAAGATGCTCATTATATTTTCTGCTTCTCAGAAAAAAATAGCCCAGCTTTGAGTTGTTTATTATATTGTTAAGGCTCATTTTGTCCCACAGGCTGCTGTTTTCCTCAACAACCGTGAATATTTTTCTAAATATTGACATAGCGTCTTCCTTGCTCTCGTCCACAAGCACTGTCAGAAAATCCCCCATTCCAAGAAAAACAAGCTCCCTGTAATTTAATCCCCATTTATTGTGGTGTTCGATTGCAAAGGGTGCAATTCCCAGAATATCAACTCCCTGGAATATGCATATTATGAAAAGCTCCATACTCTCACAGTCTCTGTGGGCTTCACACCAGGCCTTCGCCAGCGCGAAAGTGCTGTATATTGTAGCTTCATCATCAATCTCCTGCAGCCTCTCCCACTGATGCTTAAGTCCATAAAACTCGTCTATAGAAGTGATTATTTTATACTCCATCCTACCCCTCCTCGGCAAAGAGATCACTGTAAACCTTAAGCAGACGCTCGCCATTTTCCTCCTTCTCCACATACTCAAGCCTTTTTTTATGCATTTCAATATTTTCGATTACATCGACAGTTCTTTTGCATAAATCTTCAATATCCCTAGTTTTGAATATTATTGTTCCAAGAGGTCTTTCGGCTGCATCGCTTGATATGCTGGGAATGCCGGCATATAAAGCCTCGGCAAGAGATACGGCGTATCCATCCGTATTTGTCGGCCTAATAAAAACATCAGACCTTTTTAGTATTGAGCTGAACTCGAGATTTTCATGGACAAACATGAATCTGTCCTCTATGCCTTTTTCTCTAATAACCCCTTTTATATGTTCATAGTATTCCTGGTTGTTTATATACCCTCTAGATATGCAATATAAAAATCCCAAATCGTATTTGTTTGAAATCCTACCGCACAGCTCGACGAGCATGTCAAGGCCGTAAAGGTCATATCCCTTGTAGAAGTTCATGTTGGAACCGTTGGCCGATATTATCAGCTTATGACTGGCAATGAAATCCAGCATATTTTCCGGAAGCTCAGTCTCCTCCAAGTCAGGAGGCAAAAAACCTGTGATTTTGCGAATCCTGTCTTTTATGCAGCCCCAAGCTTCGAGCTTTTCCGCCACTTTGTCCGAAACCGCGATAAAAACATCCGCATTCTTTAAGACGTATCTCACAAGAGCCTTCTCGGACTGACTCATGTTTTCAATCTCGTCCCTGAGGCTATGGAAAGTCAGAATAATCTTTTTTCGTCTCACTCTCGCTATAAGCGTCATGGCCGCCCTGTGTTTCCAGCTAAGTGTGTGTACATGTATAACATCCTCATTTATTGTAAAAAAATACCAGGGTGTCCACAACTTTGCCCTGGCAATCTTTTTTACGCGAATGTCATCAGATTCGCTTATATTCTCCAAATCGTATATGACAACCTGCATACCGCTTTTCTCAAGCATATCAGCAAGCCTTTTTATATGAACCTCGATTCCCCCAAAGGGCGGAGAACAGCTTCCTATCAGCGCTACCTTCAAGCGTATCACCTCTTCTGGAATTTAATTTCTGATGTGTTCACAAACCGCACTATGCTTTTGTAATCCCTGTTAATCCGCCTGCAGAAGCCCTCAAGCTCAAGCAGAGCAATATTGCCCATGCTCTTGGGGTGCCCTATAACCGAAAGGTAATAATCATTGTTTTCACAGTCATAGCTTTTCAAATAATGCTTCACAATACCCAGCATGACTTCCTTGCAGACTCCGTCATAAGACAGCATCAACGGCTGGCCCAAGTAATTTCCGAGTTTTTTAGCAAATTCCGACAAGGTTCCTCCTTGCGCATCAGCAAAGGCCGTTCCCCGTGGGGGAGTTTCACTAAGCCTCTTTTTTCTTATCCTGCCAAGCAGGCTGTTTTCAATTTTTTTTACCAGCAAACCCGGCATTTTGTAGCAGGAGCCTATCACCATCTCAAATACCGCATCATCGTCCATTTGCGCCATGTGCTCTATACCCATATCAGGATCTATCCACCAGTTTATGCTTTCCGGAACATTTGTATAGTCAAAGCCATGTATGCCAGTTTCCAATCGTCCGCCCTTGAATATGCTCGTATCTATCCATATACCCTCATTTAATAGGGCCTTCAGGAGCTCTCTTTCCGGCATCAGATTCCATCCGCCTGCTCTAAACGCCCTGCATACATAGCTGCTGTCTACTGGTATTAGCAGGTCCTCCAGATATTTTTTACCGTTCCTTATTACATCCGCAGCGCTTGGCGTTCCGTCCCGTCGATCTTCAAACCCCAAATCGTGTATCTTATATTTAGAATAATCGAATTCCCACTTTCCATTACTGTATGTGGAGTTAATCCAATGTGAATGGATATGAAGCTGAACGTCATGGCCGTTTTTTATGGCGTAAACAAGCTGCTCCTCCATGCTTTCTGGGAATTCATTCATGCCAAGCTCCCTGTATCTGAATATAGAAAGCACGTCACTCATAATGACCAAACTTGCCCCGTTTTCGCCGAGCATGTCCATTAAATTGTATGTGGGCTTTATAAGTACATCCTCCTCCGGAACATAGTTGTCCCCGAAAAACAGCTCATGGTCTGCAGTTATACATATGTTGAGCACCTGGTCGCCTCCCTTAGCCTGCGGCTATTGCATCATTCCGCTTTTTCCTCCATTGCAAAAACAAAACCGAATACTATTAAATAAAAAATGTATATGTTAATCCCGTAGTACTGATTTACATTGAAATTTATAGCCAGGCTGTTTCCCGCAAATATAGCCATCGGGAACCACAAATCCGCGCCCTTGCATCTTTTAAGGAGCATAACGAATGCAGCCGCGTAGAAGAATGCATAGCTTATGAAGGTCAAAAGGCCTTGCTCTGTAAGTATGCTCAACCATTGGGAATGTATGTCGAAATCTGATACAAAGTGAGTCATCAAAAGGTACTGCGCATACTGACCTGTTCCAATGCCTATGAAAGGAGATTCGAAAAAAATATTGAATACTCTCTGGAATTGTACGAATCTCATTGACTGGGTAGAGCCTCTGTAATTGAACAAGCTGTTGTACATTGCGATTATATCATCAAGATACACCATATATAGAAAAAAAAGCGCAACCGCTGAAATCAGCACATAAAATAGTTTTTTTACAACCATTCTCCTGTCATTATTCCTAAGTATCATAAATACTGTGAAAATAAAAGCTTCAACAAAAATTGCAATATATCCTGTCCTTGTATAGGTAAGGTAAGTGAATTCCAGGTTCAGCGCCAATACGACAAAATTGAACACGCTTTTTTTCTTCCAGAATTTATACAGCAGTACAGGAAACAGTATTGCTCCCAGGTTTCCCGCCCCGTTGCAGTATCCAACAAGGCCGCCTACTCTGTATATGCCGCTTAGGGCCTCCTTTATTCCAAGCAGCGAATTCCCCAGCGAAAAAAAACTCACTACCGTCATCAGCTTTTCCTTGTCATATTTGCCTCTCACTCCATGGAAAAAAAATACAATCATATGGACCACCACATAAGTTGAAAATACATAAGCATAAGTTTCATGTCTGTATATTTTCAAAACAAGCAGCTGAAATGCAGTAAACACATATATCATACCCAGGCCGGCTGTGATTATTTTCATCTCCCTTGAAACATCAAGAGAGAAATCCGAAATAAGCTCTTTCTCCTCATATGTCGCCAAAACTATATTGTACACAAGAAGAACGAATGCCAAAGACGTTACATAGACAGTGTACTCCTTGTTCAAATCGATATACAGAGGAAATGCAATGTTTACAACAAGTGTCGCCAGCATCAGGTGTGCAATCGTCCTGTTGTGTTTGCTTGTTATAAAAAGCAGGGCCAGGTTGAAGCAGCAAAATATCCAAAGAACCTTTACAATCGACATCATAGCCTGTTCCCCCTGCCTTTTGCCCTGTGCTTTGCCCCTTCGTAGGCTGGTATCACCCCTATAATTGGGACTCCAATTTCCTTCTCGATGTCCTCGGGAGTTTTTATGGTGTCATCGAAGTATTCCTTTATAAAAGCTGCATACAGCCCAACCATCATCCCTATGAAGCCATTGACTATAATTATCACCTTCTTGTCAGGCTTAGAAGGACTTTGGGGTGTTTCGGCCCTGTCTATTATCTTTATATTCTCCATTCCCATTATTCTCTTAACCTCATCGACAAATGCAGCCGCCATTGTGTTGGCTACCCTTGCCGCTTCAGTTGGATTTGCGCTGAGAACATGTATTTCCATTATCTCTGTGTTTTCGACAATGTTAATTGATATCATTTTCGCAAATTCCTCAGCATCCATTACTATGTTTAAATCATTCATGGTTTTTTCAAGGACAGCATCTGACATCGCAATCCTTCCATAGGTATTGACAAGCTTTTGATTCAAAACCACATCGTCAAAATCAAGATACCTCTCGGTTTCATTTTCTATTCTGTTTACAAGAATACTTGTCCCAGCCTCATATTCAGGCTCAAGCACAAAAAAGCTGAATACGGCGCTTATTAAAATTGCTATCATGGTTGCCGCAATAATTATCTTTTTCTGCTTCCAAGCCATTTCAAAATATTCTCTTAGACCGTATATTTCTCCCATTCCTATTCCCCTCTTTAGGCTCTCCCCGCAATCTTGTCTGCCAAATCAAGCGCCACATTCTCCCACTCGTATTTTTCATTTCTGCTCGTCCAGTCCCTTGGCATGGCATCCGTATCGATTAAGTCTGCAATCTCGATTATGGCCTTGCTGATATCCTTGCTATTATTTCCGACCACAGGACCCCGGTCCGCTTCCGCCATAATGTCACTGAGAGGATCGTTCTCGTCCCCTAGTATGGTCAGTATGCAGCCATCTGCGCCCATATACTCGTAAACCTTGCCGGGTATCTGGCTTGAACCCTTGTTTCCCCACAATATGTTAACGTTTGAAAAAACCATGTACCTTAGAGCTTCCTCAAATGGCACTCTCTTTTTGACGCTTATGGCCTCCAAATCTTCAAAGCGCTGTATATTGTCTATATTGTCAATCTCGCCTATTAAGACTATGTTGAGCTTTTCATAGACTGCCTCATTTTCTGATTTTATGCGCCTTATGGCATCTATGAAGGGATCCACATCCCTTAGCTGAGTGTATATGGCTCCTGTGTGTACAATATTTAGCTTGTCCGGGACTATCCATTCAGGAGCGCCTGCTCTCCTTACATTCTCATAATATGCACTGTCGTAGCCCCTATATACTATGCCTGTCTTGACGCGCTCAATCCCGAAGGCGTCCACATATACCTTCCGGGTCTGCTCCGAAGTGAACAGGCATGCATCCGCATCTCTGACGACATTTCTTTCAACGTTCCTTTCATAAAGCTTTCTTAGCAGAGGCTGATCCCTTCTTTCCCTGCTTTGAACAGTCCAAGGGTCGCTCCAGTAAGCTATCCAGCGTATTTTGGGGAATCTCTGCTTAAGCCTGTATGCAACCATGTGGCTCGAGGGAAGCTCGTGCATCGAGAAAATGACATCGTATTCTCCATCTTCGATTAGTTTTTCAGCTCGTTTCATGGCGTTTTTTTGCCAAAAAACAAAAGAATCGGGGACCGCCATATATTTTTTCAATACGCCCTTAATCCTCGTCCTTCCATTTGAAGCTCCAACACTATCGCTTGAGTTTTCACACTTTCTTGAATATGTCTTTGAATACACATATCCGGGAGACTCCCTGTATATCTTCACTTCATCGTCTATTTTTTTATTAAGAACGGCATCATAATATACATGGTCATCGTTATAGCTGCATGTCACAACCCCTACATTATGACCCAGTCTCCTGAGATAGTTGGCATAATATAGACTTCTTATGCTGGCCGAATTGTTCATTGGTGGAAAGTATATTGTTATGAATAATATGTTCATTCTGCCACTCACCTTCCAAGCCTCCTGTAGAGCTTCCTTCTGCTTATATAGTATCCGTGCTTGTTGAAATAGTAAATCAGTCCCTTGAAATGCTCTATGGCAATCCTTCCAAGCGGATTTTTTCTGCTTAATCTCTGATAGTGGTGAACAACCTTGGTTCCCGGAACAGCAACAACCCTGTAGCCGCCTTTCCAGATTCTAAGGCAAAGATCGACGTCCTCCGGCGAGTAAAATATATTCTCATCAAAGAGCCCCACCCTGTCTAGCGCATCCCTATTGACAAGCCAGCATGCTGAAATTGCGTAATCCACATCGAAAAAATCCTCATCCCTGTCAGAAT
Coding sequences within it:
- a CDS encoding GNAT family N-acetyltransferase → MEYKIITSIDEFYGLKHQWERLQEIDDEATIYSTFALAKAWCEAHRDCESMELFIICIFQGVDILGIAPFAIEHHNKWGLNYRELVFLGMGDFLTVLVDESKEDAMSIFRKIFTVVEENSSLWDKMSLNNIINNSKLGYFFLRSRKYNEHLGYSRYNLECPNLLFDKYESFDRYRDSLIPKSIKRNMKKLKEITDYDVEARSDKNVYELMARMHINEQEYLRKSKNRLDRKSLFADSRRAEFIRNVYGESDNLITFFLKSKNHDGSNIAYEACYIYKDVIHSWNSAYDPEFEKYGVGSVLSLEIIRYCFENKIAAKLDFGCGRYPWKFDFTDSFTSLYQLELWNEDTHKGRYMKRLSEIRTGISTVLGKNC
- a CDS encoding glycosyltransferase family 4 protein produces the protein MKVALIGSCSPPFGGIEVHIKRLADMLEKSGMQVVIYDLENISESDDIRVKKIARAKLWTPWYFFTINEDVIHVHTLSWKHRAAMTLIARVRRKKIILTFHSLRDEIENMSQSEKALVRYVLKNADVFIAVSDKVAEKLEAWGCIKDRIRKITGFLPPDLEETELPENMLDFIASHKLIISANGSNMNFYKGYDLYGLDMLVELCGRISNKYDLGFLYCISRGYINNQEYYEHIKGVIREKGIEDRFMFVHENLEFSSILKRSDVFIRPTNTDGYAVSLAEALYAGIPSISSDAAERPLGTIIFKTRDIEDLCKRTVDVIENIEMHKKRLEYVEKEENGERLLKVYSDLFAEEG
- a CDS encoding polysaccharide deacetylase family protein; this translates as MLNICITADHELFFGDNYVPEEDVLIKPTYNLMDMLGENGASLVIMSDVLSIFRYRELGMNEFPESMEEQLVYAIKNGHDVQLHIHSHWINSTYSNGKWEFDYSKYKIHDLGFEDRRDGTPSAADVIRNGKKYLEDLLIPVDSSYVCRAFRAGGWNLMPERELLKALLNEGIWIDTSIFKGGRLETGIHGFDYTNVPESINWWIDPDMGIEHMAQMDDDAVFEMVIGSCYKMPGLLVKKIENSLLGRIRKKRLSETPPRGTAFADAQGGTLSEFAKKLGNYLGQPLMLSYDGVCKEVMLGIVKHYLKSYDCENNDYYLSVIGHPKSMGNIALLELEGFCRRINRDYKSIVRFVNTSEIKFQKR
- a CDS encoding O-antigen ligase family protein — its product is MMSIVKVLWIFCCFNLALLFITSKHNRTIAHLMLATLVVNIAFPLYIDLNKEYTVYVTSLAFVLLVYNIVLATYEEKELISDFSLDVSREMKIITAGLGMIYVFTAFQLLVLKIYRHETYAYVFSTYVVVHMIVFFFHGVRGKYDKEKLMTVVSFFSLGNSLLGIKEALSGIYRVGGLVGYCNGAGNLGAILFPVLLYKFWKKKSVFNFVVLALNLEFTYLTYTRTGYIAIFVEAFIFTVFMILRNNDRRMVVKKLFYVLISAVALFFLYMVYLDDIIAMYNSLFNYRGSTQSMRFVQFQRVFNIFFESPFIGIGTGQYAQYLLMTHFVSDFDIHSQWLSILTEQGLLTFISYAFFYAAAFVMLLKRCKGADLWFPMAIFAGNSLAINFNVNQYYGINIYIFYLIVFGFVFAMEEKAE
- a CDS encoding YveK family protein; the encoded protein is MGEIYGLREYFEMAWKQKKIIIAATMIAILISAVFSFFVLEPEYEAGTSILVNRIENETERYLDFDDVVLNQKLVNTYGRIAMSDAVLEKTMNDLNIVMDAEEFAKMISINIVENTEIMEIHVLSANPTEAARVANTMAAAFVDEVKRIMGMENIKIIDRAETPQSPSKPDKKVIIIVNGFIGMMVGLYAAFIKEYFDDTIKTPEDIEKEIGVPIIGVIPAYEGAKHRAKGRGNRL
- a CDS encoding glycosyltransferase — its product is MSGRMNILFITIYFPPMNNSASIRSLYYANYLRRLGHNVGVVTCSYNDDHVYYDAVLNKKIDDEVKIYRESPGYVYSKTYSRKCENSSDSVGASNGRTRIKGVLKKYMAVPDSFVFWQKNAMKRAEKLIEDGEYDVIFSMHELPSSHMVAYRLKQRFPKIRWIAYWSDPWTVQSRERRDQPLLRKLYERNVERNVVRDADACLFTSEQTRKVYVDAFGIERVKTGIVYRGYDSAYYENVRRAGAPEWIVPDKLNIVHTGAIYTQLRDVDPFIDAIRRIKSENEAVYEKLNIVLIGEIDNIDNIQRFEDLEAISVKKRVPFEEALRYMVFSNVNILWGNKGSSQIPGKVYEYMGADGCILTILGDENDPLSDIMAEADRGPVVGNNSKDISKAIIEIADLIDTDAMPRDWTSRNEKYEWENVALDLADKIAGRA